The following are from one region of the Paenibacillus sp. JZ16 genome:
- a CDS encoding PLP-dependent transferase, with protein sequence MEKKPFNIESRLAQIGSVQEPVTGAVNFPIYQATAYRHPKLGQSTGFDYARTKNPTRSVLEDACAELESGDAGFACSSGMAALQTIFALFGQGDHLIVSLDLYGGTYRLLERIMSKFGVTATYVDTNDLDALEGVRRPDTKAVFIETPTNPLMMITDIEAVCTWARHHQLISIVDNTLLTPYFQRPIELGADIVIHSATKYLGGHNDVLAGIIVTKGKELSEEMAFLHNSIGAVLSPTDSYQLMRGMKTLALRMDRHETNATAVATFLTTHPAIGEVYYPALPDHPGHDIQNRQSSGNTGIFSFKVKDARYVEPVLRHIKLIAFAESLGGVESLMTYPAVQTHADIPLEIREAIGVDDRLLRFSVGIEHADDLIADLDAALSAAMAEVEGSTGE encoded by the coding sequence ATGGAGAAGAAACCTTTTAATATAGAGAGCCGGCTGGCACAGATCGGCTCGGTGCAAGAACCGGTAACCGGAGCCGTGAATTTTCCGATTTATCAGGCTACGGCATACCGCCATCCCAAATTAGGCCAGAGCACGGGGTTTGACTACGCCCGTACGAAAAATCCGACCCGGTCGGTACTGGAGGACGCCTGCGCCGAGCTGGAATCCGGCGATGCCGGCTTTGCTTGCAGCTCGGGCATGGCTGCCCTTCAGACGATTTTTGCTTTGTTCGGTCAAGGGGACCATCTGATTGTATCGCTGGATCTGTATGGTGGGACGTATAGGCTGCTGGAGCGGATTATGTCCAAGTTCGGCGTTACGGCTACGTACGTGGATACGAATGACCTGGATGCGCTGGAAGGGGTAAGAAGGCCCGACACGAAGGCTGTATTTATCGAAACGCCGACTAATCCGCTTATGATGATTACGGATATCGAAGCCGTCTGTACGTGGGCAAGGCATCATCAACTGATCAGCATTGTGGATAATACGCTGCTTACTCCGTATTTCCAAAGACCCATCGAGCTTGGGGCGGATATCGTTATACATAGCGCCACCAAGTATTTGGGAGGACATAACGATGTGCTGGCGGGGATCATCGTAACGAAGGGCAAGGAACTATCGGAGGAGATGGCTTTCCTTCATAACTCCATCGGCGCTGTGTTAAGCCCGACGGATTCCTATCAGCTGATGAGAGGAATGAAGACGCTTGCGCTGCGTATGGATCGGCACGAGACGAATGCAACCGCAGTGGCAACGTTTTTGACAACTCACCCGGCGATCGGCGAGGTGTATTATCCTGCCCTGCCGGACCATCCGGGACATGACATCCAGAATCGTCAATCCAGCGGCAACACGGGCATCTTCTCCTTCAAGGTGAAGGACGCCCGTTATGTGGAGCCCGTGCTGCGGCACATTAAGCTGATTGCGTTCGCAGAAAGCCTGGGGGGCGTTGAGTCCCTGATGACATACCCTGCTGTTCAGACCCATGCGGACATCCCGCTTGAGATTCGGGAAGCAATCGGCGTGGATGACCGCTTGCTCCGGTTCTCGGTCGGCATCGAGCATGCGGATGACTTGATCGCGGATTTGGATGCTGCACTGAGCGCGGCCATGGCTGAAGTGGAAGGGAGCACGGGAGAATGA
- the metA gene encoding homoserine O-acetyltransferase MetA — MPIKIPDALPAKEVLAGENIFVMDESHAFHQDIRPLRIAILNLMPTKETTETQLLRLIGNSPLQVDVVLLHPSSHVSKNTSAEHLKSFYKTFEEVKNRRFDGMIITGAPVEQLEFEEVNYWDELTEIFEWTKTHVTSTLHICWASQAGLYYHYGVPKYSLEEKCFGVFPHTINETCTKLLRGFDEMFFVPHSRHTEVRREDITGIDDLVILSESEEAGIYLVSSRDGKQIFATGHSEYDADSLKWEYDRDVAKGMDIELPRNYYPNNDPTRTPPSIWRAHANLLFTNWLNYYVYQETPYDIGPQI, encoded by the coding sequence ATGCCAATTAAAATTCCGGATGCCTTGCCGGCAAAGGAAGTTCTGGCTGGAGAAAACATTTTTGTCATGGATGAGAGTCACGCATTTCATCAGGATATCCGCCCATTGCGGATCGCTATTTTGAACCTGATGCCTACCAAGGAAACGACGGAGACCCAACTGCTGCGATTGATCGGTAACTCCCCGCTCCAGGTGGATGTTGTCCTTCTTCACCCGAGTTCGCACGTTTCGAAGAATACGTCGGCTGAGCATCTGAAATCATTTTACAAAACCTTTGAAGAAGTGAAGAACCGTCGTTTTGACGGCATGATCATTACAGGAGCTCCGGTCGAGCAGTTGGAGTTTGAAGAAGTGAATTACTGGGATGAGCTTACTGAAATTTTTGAATGGACCAAGACGCATGTGACCTCCACGCTCCATATCTGCTGGGCATCGCAAGCCGGACTTTATTATCATTACGGCGTGCCGAAATACAGCCTCGAGGAAAAATGCTTCGGCGTATTTCCACATACGATCAATGAAACATGTACCAAGCTGCTCCGCGGATTTGACGAAATGTTCTTTGTTCCGCATTCCCGTCATACGGAAGTTCGGCGCGAGGACATTACAGGCATTGACGATCTGGTCATCCTGTCCGAGTCCGAGGAAGCAGGCATTTATTTGGTATCAAGCCGGGATGGAAAGCAGATTTTTGCCACAGGGCATTCCGAGTATGATGCGGACTCTCTGAAGTGGGAGTATGACCGGGACGTTGCCAAGGGCATGGACATCGAACTGCCGCGCAACTATTACCCGAATAATGATCCAACAAGGACGCCTCCGTCCATATGGCGGGCGCATGCAAACTTATTATTTACTAATTGGCTCAATTACTATGTATATCAGGAAACGCCATACGATATTGGTCCGCAAATATAG
- the corA gene encoding magnesium/cobalt transporter CorA produces the protein MKIRLVDSGVFTPVDDIEMTLTPPASGFYWLDADVDDLAELQPLFSLHDLAVEDCLSEEEQRPKIEIYENHYFIVVNSIRFDDEEIFLRALNVFLGRHFIITVTKQKIHELRTVKPLLWEDEVSTPDRFLYLLIDLVTDNYFSVGDRIEARIEKLEEDILMHTKKSHLSEIIGLRSEILWLKKVLGPQKEVINTLNKKDLRLIDDQLQKYFSDIYENAVKISETFETYRDLMGNLREAYQSSIANRANEIMRVFTAITTIFIPLTLITGIYGMNFDNMPELHWEYSYYVVIGVMISAGALMFYLFRKKDWI, from the coding sequence ATGAAAATCCGGTTGGTCGATTCGGGCGTATTTACCCCTGTTGATGACATCGAAATGACGCTGACACCTCCGGCCAGCGGCTTCTACTGGCTGGATGCGGATGTGGATGATTTAGCGGAACTGCAGCCCCTCTTCTCCCTGCATGATCTTGCGGTTGAGGATTGCCTCAGCGAAGAGGAGCAGCGTCCCAAAATTGAAATATACGAGAACCACTATTTTATCGTCGTGAACAGCATCCGGTTTGACGACGAAGAGATTTTCCTTCGGGCATTGAATGTTTTCCTGGGCAGACATTTTATTATTACGGTGACCAAGCAAAAGATCCACGAGCTGCGCACCGTTAAACCGCTTCTCTGGGAGGATGAAGTCAGCACGCCTGACCGCTTCCTCTATCTCTTGATCGACCTTGTGACGGACAACTATTTCTCCGTCGGGGACCGCATCGAGGCGCGGATTGAAAAGCTGGAGGAAGACATTCTGATGCATACCAAAAAATCCCACCTCAGCGAGATCATCGGTCTGCGAAGCGAGATTCTTTGGTTGAAAAAGGTGCTTGGACCGCAGAAGGAAGTTATCAATACACTTAACAAAAAAGATCTCCGGCTGATCGATGACCAGCTGCAAAAATATTTCAGCGATATCTATGAAAATGCCGTGAAAATTTCCGAAACATTCGAAACCTACCGGGATCTCATGGGGAACCTTCGAGAGGCTTACCAATCCAGTATCGCCAATCGGGCCAATGAAATCATGCGCGTGTTTACCGCCATTACAACGATCTTCATTCCACTGACGCTGATTACAGGCATCTACGGCATGAACTTTGACAATATGCCTGAGCTTCACTGGGAATATTCTTATTATGTAGTTATAGGCGTCATGATTTCTGCCGGTGCTCTCATGTTTTATCTGTTCCGTAAGAAAGACTGGATATGA
- a CDS encoding HRDC domain-containing protein, with protein sequence MQIVFMNQMSGADESGHLRSAQVWIGEEEGGWRLGWRNMEPDGEVSDDEWYEGNSWNELLCVYRHQLAKKLGEGFRPLVEGVFHEPGETGGKNLGVQKLQCYSELYGSEELYTELCAWRRRKAASGRKAPYFIASNRVLRMISAFVPQNEEELLQLPGIGISKSSEHGAEWLEITSGIERTTTFPLDWVDKQLQEEVFLSWLYKQKEQRYKQELDRFRIRRTMLLGIAEGASLTELEERTSLSRRDLVEELEGLEKDGYDTEQLLEVELNTMTSTEQATVWKAFEELGDTFLKPVLQRVYGEGQAHNGEVEEIGGTEKLYERLRLIRIRFRREEPGKANAG encoded by the coding sequence ATGCAAATTGTATTCATGAATCAGATGAGCGGAGCGGATGAGTCAGGTCACCTCCGTTCTGCTCAAGTATGGATCGGTGAGGAAGAGGGAGGATGGCGGCTCGGCTGGCGGAACATGGAACCGGACGGTGAAGTATCCGATGATGAGTGGTATGAAGGGAATTCATGGAATGAGTTATTATGCGTGTATCGACATCAATTAGCGAAGAAGCTTGGAGAGGGGTTCCGGCCGCTTGTGGAGGGGGTATTCCACGAACCGGGAGAGACTGGAGGCAAGAATCTTGGTGTGCAGAAGCTGCAGTGCTACAGTGAGCTGTACGGCTCGGAGGAGCTGTACACGGAGCTGTGTGCCTGGCGCAGGAGAAAGGCGGCTTCCGGAAGAAAAGCACCTTATTTTATTGCCAGCAATCGGGTGCTGCGCATGATTAGCGCCTTCGTCCCCCAGAACGAGGAAGAGCTGCTGCAGCTTCCGGGAATCGGAATCAGCAAGTCTTCAGAGCATGGGGCGGAGTGGCTGGAGATCACGTCAGGAATCGAGCGAACCACAACCTTTCCACTGGATTGGGTTGATAAGCAGCTGCAGGAAGAGGTGTTCTTGTCCTGGCTGTATAAGCAGAAGGAGCAGCGCTACAAGCAAGAGCTGGACCGTTTCCGAATTCGCCGTACGATGCTGCTTGGCATAGCTGAGGGAGCTTCGCTGACCGAGCTGGAAGAACGCACTTCGTTATCTCGTCGAGATTTGGTTGAGGAATTGGAAGGTCTTGAGAAGGACGGTTATGATACGGAGCAGCTGCTGGAGGTTGAACTGAATACGATGACGTCTACCGAGCAGGCGACGGTATGGAAGGCTTTTGAGGAGCTGGGCGATACATTTCTTAAACCCGTATTACAACGGGTATATGGAGAAGGACAAGCCCACAATGGAGAGGTAGAAGAGATTGGCGGAACGGAGAAGCTGTATGAGCGGCTGCGCCTGATCAGGATTCGCTTTCGGCGGGAAGAACCTGGTAAAGCGAACGCAGGCTAA
- a CDS encoding ROK family protein, translating to MSLLGAIEAGGTKFVCGVGMEDGTVVERVSFPTTTPEETMANVFNFFADKDIESIGVGSFGPIDPVKGSPTYGCITTTPKPHWSNYNIVKALEERFHVPIGFDTDVNGAALGEYTWGAAQGLDSCLYITIGTGVGAGAVVAGELIHGLSHPEMGHIYVRRHPEDRYEGTCPYHADCLEGLAAGPSLGKRWGVPGVELTPDHPAWEMEAYYLAQALMNYVLILSPQRIVMGGGVMKQEQLFPLIRTKLQELLAGYVQHPSLHDGIDQFIVPPMLGDNAGLCGALALAKLAVDEAKSVQA from the coding sequence ATGAGTTTACTTGGAGCAATTGAAGCAGGAGGAACCAAGTTCGTTTGCGGCGTGGGTATGGAGGATGGAACGGTTGTGGAGCGAGTGAGCTTCCCGACAACAACCCCTGAAGAAACCATGGCAAATGTCTTTAACTTTTTTGCTGATAAGGATATAGAGTCGATCGGAGTCGGTTCTTTCGGGCCGATTGATCCGGTGAAGGGCAGCCCGACTTATGGCTGCATTACAACGACACCAAAGCCGCATTGGAGCAATTACAATATTGTCAAAGCATTGGAAGAGCGTTTTCATGTTCCGATTGGGTTTGATACCGATGTAAACGGAGCAGCTCTTGGAGAATATACATGGGGCGCTGCCCAGGGACTGGATAGCTGTCTGTATATCACCATTGGAACGGGAGTAGGAGCAGGCGCCGTGGTAGCTGGTGAATTGATCCACGGATTGTCTCATCCGGAGATGGGGCATATTTATGTGCGCCGCCATCCGGAAGACCGGTATGAAGGGACCTGTCCTTATCATGCAGACTGTCTGGAGGGGCTTGCAGCCGGACCGTCACTTGGCAAACGTTGGGGAGTTCCCGGTGTGGAATTGACGCCGGATCATCCGGCTTGGGAGATGGAGGCTTATTATCTGGCACAAGCGCTGATGAATTATGTCCTCATTCTGTCCCCTCAGCGAATCGTGATGGGCGGAGGCGTTATGAAGCAGGAGCAGCTGTTCCCGCTGATCCGCACGAAGCTTCAGGAGCTGCTGGCCGGATATGTACAGCATCCAAGCCTTCATGACGGGATTGATCAGTTCATCGTTCCGCCGATGCTCGGCGATAATGCGGGTCTCTGCGGTGCATTGGCGTTGGCCAAGCTTGCAGTAGATGAGGCCAAGAGCGTTCAAGCTTAA
- the modB gene encoding molybdate ABC transporter permease subunit: MTTTEMFWMPVWLSIKTSLLSSIIAFILGAAAARWMSRRSFVGKTAVETLLMLPLVLPPTVVGFLLLVMLGRNSWIGSAAEWLFARPIIFSWGAAVIAAIVVSFPLVYQSMRVGFESVDPELEDSARSAGAGEWQVLRWITLPLVRRAGISAFILAFARGLGEFGATWMVAGNIPGVTQTLPTAIYVAVSNGESGLAWAWTAVIILFSWLLLAASGTGRSRERGGQT; this comes from the coding sequence GTGACCACGACCGAAATGTTCTGGATGCCGGTATGGCTGTCGATAAAAACATCACTGCTGTCCAGCATCATTGCATTTATACTGGGAGCAGCAGCAGCACGCTGGATGTCCCGGCGCTCGTTTGTCGGCAAGACGGCGGTAGAAACGCTGCTGATGCTTCCGCTCGTGCTTCCGCCTACGGTGGTTGGCTTTCTTCTGCTTGTCATGCTGGGCAGAAACAGCTGGATAGGTTCAGCTGCCGAATGGCTGTTTGCCAGACCCATCATTTTTAGTTGGGGAGCCGCGGTCATAGCGGCTATCGTGGTCTCGTTTCCGCTTGTGTATCAGAGCATGCGGGTGGGCTTTGAGTCTGTGGACCCGGAGCTTGAGGATTCGGCGCGATCGGCCGGGGCCGGCGAATGGCAGGTCCTTCGCTGGATTACGCTGCCGCTTGTTCGCAGGGCGGGAATTTCGGCGTTCATACTGGCCTTTGCCAGAGGTTTAGGGGAATTTGGGGCAACCTGGATGGTTGCAGGCAATATACCGGGCGTTACGCAAACGCTGCCCACGGCGATTTACGTTGCGGTAAGCAATGGCGAGAGCGGGCTGGCGTGGGCGTGGACGGCGGTCATTATTTTGTTCTCATGGCTGTTACTGGCCGCGTCAGGAACGGGCAGAAGCAGAGAAAGAGGCGGGCAGACTTGA
- the modA gene encoding molybdate ABC transporter substrate-binding protein, with translation MTGLLLGTLLLLISACASVQTPSTDTSKQPSRDEKKVEVMVSAAASLKSSLEETGRRFEAEFPNVTLRYNFGGSGSLGQQLEQGAPVDLFISAATEPMDRLVEKGIVQSDAVQLMFRNALVLIEPVGKQNVKQLPDLLKPEVRVVAIGQPDTVPAGEYAKEALQNEGLWDDVESKAVYAKDVTQVLAYVESGNADAGFVYKTDLKSSAKATLALEVDPDKHQPIEYPAAVPGNAKHPQEAEALLEFMRKPEIRDIFTEAGFEVAEASP, from the coding sequence TTGACCGGTTTACTGCTCGGGACATTGCTACTTCTTATATCGGCATGTGCCTCCGTCCAGACTCCTTCAACCGATACCTCTAAACAGCCCTCAAGAGACGAGAAGAAGGTGGAAGTTATGGTTTCGGCAGCAGCAAGCCTCAAATCCAGTCTGGAAGAGACCGGACGACGATTTGAAGCGGAATTTCCGAATGTTACGCTTCGTTATAATTTCGGCGGTTCGGGCTCTCTTGGACAACAGCTTGAGCAAGGGGCGCCCGTAGATTTGTTTATATCCGCAGCAACGGAGCCGATGGATCGATTGGTCGAGAAGGGGATCGTGCAATCCGATGCGGTTCAGTTGATGTTTCGAAATGCATTGGTGCTGATTGAGCCTGTCGGCAAACAGAACGTGAAGCAATTACCGGATCTATTAAAACCCGAGGTGCGCGTTGTGGCCATTGGGCAGCCGGATACTGTACCGGCCGGAGAATATGCCAAGGAGGCTCTTCAGAATGAAGGCCTTTGGGATGATGTCGAATCCAAGGCGGTGTATGCCAAGGACGTGACGCAAGTTCTGGCTTATGTAGAGTCGGGGAATGCGGACGCCGGTTTTGTGTACAAAACCGATCTGAAGAGTTCCGCCAAGGCAACGCTTGCGCTTGAGGTCGATCCGGACAAGCACCAACCGATCGAATATCCTGCAGCGGTTCCCGGTAATGCCAAGCATCCGCAGGAGGCTGAGGCTCTTCTCGAATTTATGCGGAAGCCTGAGATCAGGGATATCTTCACGGAGGCTGGATTTGAGGTAGCGGAGGCATCGCCGTGA